AAACCGAGCAGATGAAAAGCCTAAAAGAACCCCATTAAAAGGGGTGCTCGTTGTTGAACAAAAATATTAGATATCTGCACTTGTGATCTTCAGTCTCCTCACAGAGGATAAGAACATcctatatatgaaaaaaataataataataatccatTTTATCATGCATACTTAAGCAAGGAGATGGAATTAGGTAAAGCAATACAAATAAAGATGTGAAACTTACTCCCATGGAACATCCCCAACAATCAGCCAATCTCCTTCTTTGTCTTTATATGTTAACACATGGTACTGCTCTGAGCGCTCATCTCCATCCATTTCAGCCCCTGCTTTGTATCCAAGAATGCACTGcttgttattaaaataattctaCACAGTACTAAAAAGATCAAAAAAAGGAAATTACTTACAGAGAATGCTAGTGTTGAACATATGATCAAGAGTCCTTATCAAGTCATGGTAACCATCATGGGCTAATAGGTCTAATTTTCTGCCAATTGGAATTCCTTCCATGTAAACCTTCACAAAAAAGGTAGCACTCTTGCATTCATCTTCTTCTGCTGCTAATGCCTTTTTCAGAAGAGGCT
The Manihot esculenta cultivar AM560-2 chromosome 1, M.esculenta_v8, whole genome shotgun sequence genome window above contains:
- the LOC110620822 gene encoding auxin-responsive protein IAA30 encodes the protein MGRGGSTSSSSSLESSNYPAFSSGSSSLYQQNRDLSTDLRLGLSISTSQQGNPSIPSEPDWPPIKPLLKKALAAEEDECKSATFFVKVYMEGIPIGRKLDLLAHDGYHDLIRTLDHMFNTSILWAEMDGDERSEQYHVLTYKDKEGDWLIVGDVPWEMFLSSVRRLKITSADI